The sequence below is a genomic window from Physeter macrocephalus isolate SW-GA unplaced genomic scaffold, ASM283717v5 random_1825, whole genome shotgun sequence.
CGGGGCGTCCCGGGGCTAGGAGGACGCGCGCCGCGGGGGCGGAGGGGAGCCGCCCTCACCCCCGAGGTCCTGGAGGAAAAGCAGCAGCTGCACGAGTCCGCGCGGGCCGTGGCGGAGCAGCTCCCAGTGAACCCCCTTTCCTTCCACTGGCGAACTTTTCTGCCCGCTCGGAGGTCCACTTCTTGGCgtacttttttccctcccttagGGCTCAACGAGCCCCTTCGCCGTCCCTCTCCAACTCTCACTAGAGCGCGCGCAGAGACACTTATTCCGGTTCCCCGACGGGTCCGGGGCAAGCCCACGACCCACCCCTGCCGCTTCTCGCCCGCTCCCTTCACGCGCTGCCCGCGTGCTCTGCACTTTCAGGCCAAGCGAACTTGCCCAGCCGCCCCCTCATCTGCCCTACCGCGACCTCAGGAGGAGGCAGGCAGGCTGCCCGAGCCCCGCTCCCGCTCCGGCCGTTAGCCCCGAGGCCACTCACCTTCCAGCCAGCCGAGCTGTTGCTGTCGCCCTTATCCTTGAAGTAGGGCACGCTCTTGACCATCCACTCGTAGATCTGCGACAGCGTGAGCCGCTTCTCGGCCGAGCTCTCGATGGCCTTAGTGATGAGGTCGGCGTAGGACAGGTTGCCCCACGCGTTGCGGCGAGACGAGCTGCTCTTGCGCGGCTGCCCCGCAAGcggcccggcggcggcggcggggggcaCGGGCGGGTGCTGCGAAAGCGGCCCGGGCGGCGGAGGCTGCGGCGGCGCCGGGTGCAGGCAGCCCGCCTCCGGGCCCTGGAAGTCCCCGCACAGCCCCCCGGTGGCGGCAGctgcggccgccgccgccgccaccgcggccgccgccgcggccgccgccacGGAGCCGGGCGCCTGCTGGAAGTCCCCGCTCTCCTCCAGCAGGCTCAGGTTGCTCATGAAGTCGGCGCTGACAGCGGCCGCCGAGGCCGAGGGCAGGCCCGCGGCGGCGTCGGGGTTCGCGGCCGCGCCGCCCGACGGCGCCGGGCTGGAGGTGGCCGAGTTGGACTGGCTAAACTCCGGCCTGGGTAGCGGCCAGGTGCACGAGCGCGGCCGGGGCAGCGGCTCGAAGTCCGGGTCGATCTCCACCACCTGGGGCGCTTCGGCCATGGtgacccccgcccctcccccagccgcggGACTGCCAAGAAGTGAGAGAGCGCAGCACCGGGAGCCGAGGGGAGAGAGCGAGAAGAGCCGGTCCGAGAtttgccgggggcggggggggagttGATGTCGGTGCCGCGAGCGGACGGAAACCGGGAGGAAGGCGCGGCGGCAGAGTGGAAGCGCGAGCCCAGAACTTAACTTCACAGGTCCATCAACATCTAGGCTCCTCTGGGTCCGCTGCACGGACGGGACGGCAGGCCAGAGTCGCCGGGCCCCGGCAGCGCCGGCGTCGCGCTCCTGCCGACACGGCCCGCGGAACGAAGGACGGACGGACGCCGCGGACCGTTCACTCTCCCGGGCTGCGCGACCGTGGCGCTGCTGCCTGTTGAATGTGGCGGCGACAGCGGCAGCTGCAGCAACTACGCTGCCGCCCGACTTACTGGATCTGCCGCCGTCCCCCGCCCGCGGCGGCGCGCGCGCCGGCCCGCCCCTGACTGACAGCCCGACCGACCATTGAGCGCGCGGCGGCTCCGCCCAGGCAGCCAGTGGACGCCGGCCTGGGCGGGGCCCGGTTTTCCACCGGGAGGCCGCAGTGGGTTGGTGGGGGGTAGTGGGCTGTttttctctccccccccccccacacacacactcgttctctcacttttttttaagcTCTCTGTTATTATTTTCTGGTAATTCTCGAGTGTTTCTGTGAGTCTCTCGCCCTCTCAGTGTTTTGATTGCTAGGAGGAAAACCAACGTGGAGGCGACGGCGACTGGGGTGTttttctctcccccccccccccacacacacactcgttctctcacttttttttaagcTCTCTGTTATTATTTTCTGGTAATTCTCGAGTGTTTCTGTGAGTCTCTCGCCCTCTCAGTGTTTTGATTGCTAGGAGGAAAACCAACGTGGAGGCGACGGCGACACTTTGTTTACTACTGAGGAGCAGAGAGTACTCGGGAAGCCTGAGTGGAACGAGTCCCTCGCTTCGCCTCGACCTCGCTCGGAGCCCAaagcggggccgggcgggggccggggaCGCTCAGCGCTCCGGGGGCGCTGGGTGGGCGGGCCGAGGCGGCCTCGCTGCATTCTGCTCAATCGCCTCCTCTCGACTCTGCCCACGATTTCTTTGCAGAGAAACGTGGGGAAGTCGgtgggttttgcttttgttttgttttgttttgttttccctacGACGTGTCGAGTCCTCCGGTCCCCACGCGAGCCGCACACGCCCCCCGGGGCAGGGGCTCTGACGGTCAAGTCCGCGCGGAGGACGCAGTCGCTGCAGCTTCCGCGCCGGGAACCCACCTGTCCGCACCCGCGGGCTGAGCCTCTGCGGTTGGGTGTAGACGGGGGCCAGTTGTCCAGCCCAGCAGCCACCAGCCGGGTTCACTCCATTCTTGACTTAACTAGAAATGAGGGAAGGGGCTCGGCGCGGGCCGAAGATGGTCCTACCTCACACGCACCCTCGGGCCCAAAGGCATCCTTATCCTCGTGCCCTCTTCCCTTGGGCGGGAATCTCAGACTCTGTCCACTGAGTCAGTCCGGGGCGACGGGGAAGGAGAGCATTTAGTGAGAGACTTGTCACTTTATTACTCACCCTAATTAAGTTTAACTGTTTGCTTgccatttcttttctatttagaatgGAAGTGCTGAGGCGTTGAGAAGTGAAAATGGAAGAGGGGAGAGGACCAAAGCCTTGGGGTGCAGCCCTGCCCCACTCCCAGGTGTTCCTTTAGGCCGCTTGCCCCGTGCGTCCGTCAacccaccccacctttccccatCTGGGCTCCAGGTCCAGGACGTCCTGCTGAGATCGGTGGGGCAAAAGGTAGGAAGACAATGGCCCCTGTGTCCCAGGGAACAGAAGAAACAGTCgtcaagttttgttttcttttgcctttttttttttttaggaggaaTATGGAAGGCATTTCCTTTCAGAGGGATGGGATCACTTAAGATGGAAGATTGATCGTAGGGTTTTAAATATCTTGTCCAAAATGACAGCTCccaattccaaaaaaaaaaaatccctttttctGACAGGTGGGTCTTCAGTTGAAAAAGTGGcatctgaagaaaatgaggccTCGTTTACAAAAGTTTGAAAAGACTGAAAGATTTATTCCTTCTTGACATTCTCACTCGTCCAAACTCCTATTTCTTCATAATCCGCTTATCACAACAGCTTCCCAGTGATAAGGGGGCTGGGTGGAGGTTGTGAGCCTGATAGATTGAAGCAAGGGTTGGTTCCCACTCTCGTTTTGCGGTCTCTGCGTTTACTATCAAATTTGGACTGTTCGGGCCTCCTCTGCCCGCCGCTAGGGGACCTCAGTAACCCAGACGAGCTGAAAGGAAGGCCGTAATGTAGAACTACTGCTTCCCTCAACCTTTGCCACTGCACTCTGCAGGGGCAGCCCCCATTCAGACGGTCGCACCCTGCGAATAGGCGGTGCCCTAGTGGGTCATTCTTGGCAAAGGAAGCCAGCTGCAAATTTGGCCTTGCCTTCATTTCAATTCCGGTTTTTCAGGGCCTCAGTTGGAGGAAAGTATTTGGTTAAGAGGGTTTTCTTACAAACTTTCTCCCCAGATCCTTGAAATCTTCTGAGCTATCCTCCCTAATTGTTTCTGTAAGTGACATATTTGCTTTCgtttggtctttttttaaaatttgacttgaAGCAGGCCCAGAGTACCTACAAGCACCAATGTCCCTGACACGTggttccaaaaaattaaaaacatatatttaaaggtTCTTATAGCTGCCTTAAATACCGTGGTATGTATCAATCTACTCATACAAGCTGGTGGATGTTTGGCTTGTTTCTACTCTTTAGCGGTCACAAACCCTTCTGTAGTGAATAACCTTATATAACTCATTTTGCATATGTGCAAGTATGTCTATAGGAGGAATTTCCAGAAAAGAGATCACTGGGTCAGCAGTtaaatgcatttgtaattttgagaCACTGCCGAATTGCCCTCCCTAAGGGTTGTATCAAGCTGAACTTTGTTTTCAGCTAGACCTAGAGAATGATAAAGTTGAAAGTAAACCTGGAGATCATCCTGGTGGTCCCTTTaatttataggtaaggaaaaCGAGGCACAGGGAAGGTAACCGATTTGCCCGAGTTCACACAAATAACAGTGGTGCTGTTAGAACTAGAGCTTCAATTTCTTGCTTTCCCATCCATAATCTTCTCAACACACagatagaaaattataaataccCTGTAATCCCAATATGCAATAACCACGAGAAAACGGTGGTGTATTTCTCTCGAGCCAATCCCacagattttaataattttacttagATTAACTCCACTGAGCTGGAAGTtttgatttaaaagatttttaaaaagcagacacacaaaaaaatgctaGTGATAGTAAGATAATAAAAAAGATTACAAACGAAGTGGTTTGGGCTGTTTTTAGTCAAAAAACGTAAACGTTTTCTTTGAAGGATGGCAAAGGATTTAGGTTGGCACTAGTTCTGCGTAAGagaaaaaggtttatttcttttctccttcagtatttttttggtggtagcTGTTTGCTTAGAAGGGTTTTTCTAATGATTCTCACTGATTAATAAGTAAGTGTGAATCATTATCATCGGTTTATGGGGCCAAATtgggaagaaaaatgtttcatgtCAGGTAAggacaattaaaatgaaaaaggaagtttATCCTCACAAAGCCCATCTCACAAACCAATGTGgtattctttcctctgcctcttttcAGGGTAATTATTACATCATCCTTGACAGGAAGACTGAGGGATGGTTCCCTTTGATCAATTCCCAGGCAGAAATTTCTATATTTACCCCTCATCACCAACACACTGACCTCTGGTTTAAATTCTTACTTATCAAAAAATAGGTAATTTAAGTCCGAGTTAATGAGTAAAAAGCCTGGATGCTTATTTTTCAGTCACAGCACTTAACTTCATACcccaccttcccttccccaggactggccatttccaatattttgtctAAATCATTAGGAGGTATTGCTATCAACTTAAAACAGGCTTTCTTCAATTTGCCCATAGAAAATAATGATAGGAAACAACACAGCTTCAGCTTCTTAAACCAGTGTCCTGAAACCTGGCCTATTAAGTGGTAGTTAGAGCAATATCAGAAGTAGCCATTTATTTTTCTCGAGGGGTAATTTCCTTCGGAttttgtcattcattcagcacataaCTTGTAGAGCCCCTCCTATGTACAGGCCAGGTGCCATGCATCACACAGTacattggtttttctctttttttttttttcagagtacaTTGTTTTGATGGCAAATTCCTTGAGGGTCATaaatagtttattttcctttatatgatATTTAATGTCAGAATTAAGACTGTGTCACTCTCTAAATGATCAGGAATGCATATTGACAGTATTTATTTGAAGGAATTACACAAAAAGAGTATTTGATAGTTACAAGGAATGCTGAGGCAGAAAAGAATTGATGTATTATCATAGTCACCatcttgaagaaaaataataagatgaggtagaaaagctgaataaatgaacatcCGCAGGTGTTGGGAGTATGACCTCTGGCCACCAGGCCTTGGAATTGGGATGATTTGCTCCAGATGGACAAAAAACACAGGATATGTCAGATTATTTGTCTATCACAAACAAAGATGATGCTTACTAATCTGTAACTGGAGAGAAGCATTGGGCAAATCAGAAACCAGAGATCCAACATTTTCTATTGTGCTATGAAGATGTGTGTCAGCTTCGATAAACTCTATTCCTTTGCTTTGTTGGAGAGAGACTACCTGTGGGTCCCTACAACAAtactaaaaatgtatttggaGATAATCTAAATGACCAACAATAGAGAATGGTTAAATGCCTGTAAGGTAGAATCATATATAGTCGTTTAAAATAAAGTGGACCAAGCATACATAATGGCATTGCGACAATGCTGGTGATACAATATTTAAAAGGTTGGAGGTACCACTGTCAGCTAAAAAATTTTGGCAGTGGTTATATCTGGGTGATGGATTTATAGGTGATCGTTACAGGTCTCACACAAACCCCTcgttttacaggtaagaaaacagacaatgagaagttaagtgatttgcccgaGGCTGTACAGTTAGTGAAGAGCTGGGCCAGAATTCAGACCTCCTAGCATTCAGGCCAAAACTCTTTCTTTGTATTACATTGCTTTTCACTTTACCTTTCTAACGGGAGGTTTTCAGACTATTTAATGAAATTCAGCCTATTTTAAACACTAGGTCTTTAACTATCTTTGAGACAATAAAGTTACTCTCCCAAACTCCAAACTGCCTGCACATTAcgattaaaattttttctaacatTAAGGACTGAGAGTTGCCATAAAAATTAATGGATGACACATGAAATCTCAAATTCTTTGAATATCACAAATCTGAATTTTGCACTCATGCTTGAAACACAATgtgttttcactattttatttctgtttcatgtcATATTAAAGCTCTTAACATGCTTCCCAAAAAAGGGGGGACATatgtattaaataagaaaaagctgCCATGTAGATCACAGATGGTAGTACATTTTTGGCAGAAAGGAAGTTTAACAAGGCGTTCTACTTATTTACTTGGAAAACTAACATGTATGAATGTTCAAGTTAAGTGGTAAGAATTAATTGCTGTTTTACTATAATCAGTTTTTTCCAATCAAATTGCCCTATTTCCATAACATTACAGTAGAGAAAGGGCGTCAAATGTGATTGTAAACCCCTGGGAGTCCACGACAgtaatgaaagaatgaaggaagaagaaacagcatTTTATAGTAACTAACCATGTTGCTTGTCATTTGTtgataaaaatcaataacaagagGTAATGACTGTATAGTCAGAGTACATGTGTTTTTAATATGACATGTATAGTCACTGACTGTGTCAGTTATGGTGTAAAAACAGGAGGTAAGAGTTTATCAAATTTCAGATTTGGCTGACTCAACACAGCCCACCCATATGCAAAGTCTGCTATGCCAGAGAGTAAACATAGATGAATAGTGAGTATTTCTCTGGAATACCAGGTTTTAATTTTGTGGTAAATACAGCCTTTAAAACACATTGAAATTTCTATATTCTaaggtttaacattttaaaatggaacttCCAATTAGCTGATCACTGATATCATGCTGGAGGAAAAAACTGATTTGTCTCATATGATGCcgttatatactttaaataattttgtgtttgaacaacaaactgaa
It includes:
- the LOC114485609 gene encoding forkhead box protein O1-like; the protein is MAEAPQVVEIDPDFEPLPRPRSCTWPLPRPEFSQSNSATSSPAPSGGAAANPDAAAGLPSASAAAVSADFMSNLSLLEESGDFQQAPGSVAAAAAAAAVAAAAAAAAATGGLCGDFQGPEAGCLHPAPPQPPPPGPLSQHPPVPPAAAAGPLAGQPRKSSSSRRNAWGNLSYADLITKAIESSAEKRLTLSQIYEWMVKSVPYFKDKGDSNSSAGWKVSGLGANGRSGSGARAACLPPPEVAVGQMRGRLGKFAWPESAEHAGSA